A window of the Streptomyces luomodiensis genome harbors these coding sequences:
- the ygfZ gene encoding CAF17-like 4Fe-4S cluster assembly/insertion protein YgfZ: MKSPLLSLPGAVPGEGPDEGVAAHYGDLFREQRALADGTGFVDLSHRGVVTVSGADRLSWLHLLLTQHVSELPPGQATEALILSAHGHIEHALYLVDDGETTWAHVEPGSQGDLIAYLESMKFFYRVDIADRTDDYAIVHLPAGSIADAPEDAVVRETPHGRDLFLPRARLTAFAEASGPPIGVLAYEALRVEAHRPRVGLETDHRTIPHELGWIGSAVHLQKGCYRGQETVARVQNLGKPPRRLVFLHLDGSEVKLPSHGAPIRLASEGEEGRQLGFVTSSARHHELGPIALALVKRNVPVDAELIADSTAAAQETVVEP; this comes from the coding sequence ATGAAGAGCCCTTTGCTGTCGCTGCCCGGCGCCGTCCCCGGCGAGGGCCCCGACGAAGGCGTCGCCGCCCACTACGGCGACCTGTTCCGCGAGCAGCGCGCGCTCGCCGACGGCACCGGCTTCGTGGACCTCTCGCACCGCGGAGTGGTCACGGTCAGCGGTGCCGACCGGCTCAGCTGGCTGCATCTGCTGCTCACCCAGCACGTCAGCGAACTGCCGCCGGGACAGGCCACCGAAGCGCTGATCCTCTCCGCCCACGGCCACATCGAACACGCGCTCTATCTCGTCGACGACGGCGAGACCACCTGGGCCCATGTGGAACCCGGCAGCCAGGGCGATCTGATCGCCTACCTGGAGAGCATGAAGTTCTTCTACCGGGTCGACATCGCGGACCGCACCGACGACTACGCGATCGTCCACCTCCCGGCGGGCAGCATCGCCGACGCCCCCGAGGACGCCGTCGTCCGCGAAACCCCGCACGGCCGGGACCTCTTCCTGCCGCGTGCGCGGCTCACCGCCTTCGCCGAGGCGAGCGGCCCGCCGATCGGCGTGCTCGCGTACGAGGCGCTGCGCGTCGAGGCCCACCGGCCGCGGGTCGGCCTGGAGACCGACCACCGCACCATCCCGCACGAGCTGGGGTGGATCGGCTCCGCGGTCCATCTGCAGAAGGGCTGCTACCGCGGCCAGGAGACGGTCGCCCGGGTGCAGAACCTGGGGAAGCCACCGCGCCGGCTGGTCTTCCTCCACCTCGACGGCAGCGAGGTGAAGCTGCCGTCCCACGGCGCGCCCATACGTCTGGCCTCGGAGGGCGAGGAGGGCCGCCAGCTGGGGTTCGTCACCTCCTCGGCCCGCCACCACGAGCTGGGGCCGATCGCGCTCGCGCTGGTCAAGCGCAATGTGCCGGTGGACGCGGAGCTGATCGCGGACTCCACGGCCGCCGCACAGGAGACGGTCGTGGAGCCGTAG